A genomic region of Alistipes megaguti contains the following coding sequences:
- a CDS encoding trypsin-like peptidase domain-containing protein, whose translation MFVKAIETVTEFTRPIHTIMRRYGSREIERGCSSFIIINDEGFAITCKHVIKDLIAPADAINKQYKQFKRELNSLPIGGKRKRLITNLENKYSYKKNESVVQIYNRFCDTIDTFSEIKYWCHPTYDLAIIKFEGFSRLLCDKFPIFAKEGNNAKQGKSLCRLGYPYPEFSNYTYDEETDDIKWTEENRLDSPRFPIDGIITRLAYDKEGTINEIEMSTPGLKGQSGGPLFDCNGVVYGIQSNTISLPLGFDQIGRDLVINGKKKKVNDYSFIHLGRCVHINVIKEFMDQHHIKYNIEP comes from the coding sequence ATGTTTGTAAAAGCAATTGAAACTGTAACTGAATTTACTCGTCCTATACATACAATTATGAGGCGATATGGAAGTCGCGAGATTGAACGGGGCTGTTCATCGTTTATTATAATAAATGATGAAGGATTTGCTATTACATGTAAACATGTTATAAAAGATCTAATAGCGCCAGCTGATGCTATAAATAAACAATATAAGCAATTTAAAAGGGAATTAAATTCGTTGCCTATAGGTGGTAAAAGAAAAAGGCTCATCACAAATTTAGAGAATAAGTATAGCTATAAGAAAAATGAGTCAGTAGTACAAATTTATAATCGTTTTTGCGATACAATAGATACATTTTCAGAGATAAAATATTGGTGTCACCCAACTTATGATCTGGCAATTATCAAATTTGAAGGCTTTTCGCGACTTTTGTGTGATAAATTCCCTATTTTCGCAAAAGAAGGGAATAATGCGAAACAAGGAAAATCTCTTTGTAGATTGGGGTATCCCTACCCAGAGTTCTCTAATTATACATATGATGAAGAGACAGATGATATCAAATGGACAGAAGAGAATAGATTAGATTCTCCTAGATTTCCAATAGACGGTATTATTACACGATTGGCATATGATAAAGAAGGGACCATAAATGAGATAGAAATGAGCACCCCGGGATTAAAAGGCCAAAGTGGAGGACCTCTATTTGATTGTAACGGAGTTGTATATGGAATCCAATCAAATACTATTTCTTTGCCATTAGGATTTGATCAGATTGGTAGAGACCTGGTTATCAATGGGAAGAAAAAGAAAGTTAATGATTATTCTTTTATCCATTTAGGAAGATGTGTCCACATTAATGTCATAAAAGAATTTATGGATCAACATCATATTAAATATAATATTGAACCTTAA